The following are encoded in a window of Ictalurus punctatus breed USDA103 chromosome 13, Coco_2.0, whole genome shotgun sequence genomic DNA:
- the LOC108274247 gene encoding NLR family CARD domain-containing protein 3, with protein sequence MFTGVNSMMTLPYTSNVEETPETKLMKTASPAHSCVSMKSDWSIEKPPSLGGEDVVRESRFNTESAGSPAPSCVSMKSDWSIERPPSLGGKDVIPEGGQYFRTEAQQEPTPMKIGATDLQRDSYQPVNDVLSRVLERHKTSMRNKHQSLFEGIKMHRNKTPLNTIYTQLYIIEGESEGVNNEHEVLQMEKRQHFHDTPINCLDIFKHVGDHTGGNVTHRNVESGPRGQKLRTVLTKGIAGIGKTVSVQKFILDWTEGKANQDVDFMFVLPFRELNLIKDDSYCLHKLLCDFHPELKVLDTPVYVVRKIVFIFDGLDESRLPLDILTGKKVSDVTMTSSVSALMSNLIKGDLLPSAHIWITSRPAAANQIPRTYVDRVTEIQGFSDAQKEEYFRKKTSERAHAEKIVSHIKKTRSLYIMCHIPVFCWILATVLQQTMKRSNRTEAPKTLAEIYAHFLLIQTNVKNEKYEEMDENDPEKLLEANRGTILKLAELAFKQLMKGNVMFYEEDLRECGIDITEAFVYSGICTEIFKQESVLYQKKVYCFVHLSFQEFFAALYVFYCYMTKSVKALQVFRAYSEDLSLDELLKAAVDKALHTDNGHLDLFLRFLLGISLETNQSLLRGLLTHTHGSSESIKSTVQYIKWQIQTEDLPTDRAINLFLCLTEMKDQSLSKEIQEFLKTEKQSEKKLSAAHCTAIAYMLQMSDDVLEELDVKKYNVSEEGCRRLIPAVSNCRKAQLAGCYLTTSSCETFTFALRLEKSPLRELDLSNNDLQDSGVKLLSDGLKSSHCKLETLRLAICNLGEKACEYLGSALMLPHSSLRELDLSNNDLQDSGVKLLSDGLKSSHCKLETLRLSGCLITGEGCAALDSALSSNPSHLRELDLSYNHPGDSGVKMLSAKLEDPDCNLETLSLEHAGKISLTPGLRKYACELTLDPNTAHTRLALSEGNRKVTHVIDEQPYPDHPERFDHWKQVMCTESLRERCYWEAEWAGGEAVISMSYKGIHRKGGRGDCVFGSSDKSWKLDCSSNSYTAWHNKKRTDIPAPPSCSNRVGVYLDWPKGSLSFYSVSSDTHAHTHLHTYNARFTEPLYAGFWVDCDSSVSLR encoded by the exons atgttTACAGGGGTTAACTCCATGATGACGCTTCCTTACACCAGTAATGTAGAAGAAACCCCTGAGACAAA GTTAATGAAAACAGCATCTCCAGCACatagctgtgtgtccatgaagagtgactgGTCCATAGAGAAACCTCCAAGCCTGGGTGGGGAAGATGTCGTCCGTGAGAGCAG ATTTAATACTGAAAGTGCGGGATCTCCAGcacccagctgtgtgtctaTGAAGAGTGATTGGTCCATAGAGAGGCCTCCAAGTCTGGGCGGGAAAGATGTCATCCCTGAAGGAGG GCAATACTTCAGAACTGAAGCTCAGCAGGAACCCACACCGATGAAGATCGGTGCTACAGACTTACAGCGAGATTCTTACCAACCAGTGAATGACGTCCTGTCCAGAGTTTTAGAGCGTCACAAAACCAGCATGCGCAACAAGCACCAGAGTTTATTCGAAGGAATTAAAATGCACAGAAATAAAACCCCTCTGAACACCATTTATACCCAGCTCTACATcatagagggagagagcgaaGGCGTGAATAACGAACACGAAGTGTTACAGATGGAGAAAAGGCAGCACTTCCATGACACGCCAATCAACTGCTTAGATATATTTAAGCATGTAGGAGATCACACTGGAGGAAATGTTACGCATAGAAATGTAGAAAGCGGACCAAGAGGACAAAAGCTCCGAACAGTGTTAACGAAAGGAATTGCTGGAATTGGGAAAACTGTGTCAGTGCAGAAATTCATTCTGGATTGGACGGAAGGAAAAGCCAATCAGGATGTCGATTTCATGTTTGTGCTTCCGTTCCGCGAGTTGAATTTGATCAAAGATGACTCTTACTGTCTTCACAAGCTCTTGTGCGACTTCCATCCTGAGCTAAAAGTCCTGGACACGCCCGTGTACGTCGTGCGTAAAATCGTCTTCATCTTCGACGGCCTGGACGAAAGCAGACTTCCGTTGGATATTTTAACTGGCAAGAAAGTATCCGACGTAACGATGACATCATCAGTGAGTGCCCTGATGTCAAACCTAATTAAAGGTGACCTGCTTCCGTCTGCTCATATCTGGATAACCTCCAGACCGGCGGcggccaatcagatccctcggACGTACGTCGATCGTGTGACGGAAATTCAGGGATTCAGCGACGCACAGAAGGAGGAGTATTTCAGGAAGAAAACCAGCGAGCGAGCCCACGCCGAGAAAATCGtttcacacattaaaaagactaGGAGTCTTTatatcatgtgccacatcccggTGTTTTGTTGGATATTAGCCACAGTGCTTCAGCAAACGATGAAACGAAGCAATCGTACGGAAGCCCCTAAAACTCTGGCTGAGATCTATGCGCACTTCCTGCTCATTCAGACGAACGTGAAAAACGAGAAGTACGAAGAAATGGACGAGAACGATCCAGAGAAGCTTCTGGAAGCGAACAGAGGCACGATTTTAAAACTAGCCGAACTGGCTTTTAAGCAGCTGATGAAGGGCAACGTGATGTTTTATGAAGAAGACCTGAGGGAGTGCGGTATTGATATTACCGAGGCCTTTGTGTACTCTGGGATTTGCACTGAAATCTTTAAGCAGGAATCTGTGCTGTACCAGAAGAAGGTCTACTGCTTTGTGCATCTAAGCTTTCAGGAGTTTTTCGCTGCTCTCTACGTGTTTTACTGCTATATGACAAAGAGCGTGAAGGCGCTGCAGGTTTTCCGGGCGTACTCGGAGGATCTTTCTTTGGACGAGTTGTTAAAAGCGGCGGTCGATAAAGCCTTACACACTGACAACGGACACTTGGACCTTTTCCTCCGTTTCCTACTTGGCATTTCACTGGAGACCAATCAGAGCCTCCTGCGAGgcctcctgacacacacacacggcagctcGGAGAGCATCaagagtacagttcagtacATCAAATGGCAGATTCAAACCGAGGACCTTCCTACCGACAGGGCAATCAACCTGTTCCTGTGTCTCACGGAAATGAAGGATCAGTCTCTCTCGAAAGAGATTCAGGAGTTTCTGAAGACGGAGAAGCAATCCGAGAAAAAGCTCTCGGCCGCACACTGCACAGCTATAGCATACATGCTGCAGATGTCCGACGACGTCCTGGAGGAGCTGGACGTCAAGAAATACAACGTATCAGAGGAGGGATGTAGGAGGCTGATCCCTGCTGTGAGCAACTGCAGAAAGGCTCA ACTTGCAGGCTGTTATCTCACCACAAGTTCCTGTGAAACCTTCACTTTTGCTCTGAGGTTAGAAAAGTCCCctctgagagaactggacctcaGTAACAACGACCTGCAGGACTCGGGAGTGAAGCTGCTGTCTGACGGCCTGAAGAGTtcacactgtaaactggagacactccG GCTAGCTATTTGTAATCTTGGAGAAAAGGCTTGTGAATATTTGGGGTCAGCACTCATGCTTCCACACTCGtccctgagagaactggacctcaGTAACAACGACCTGCAGGACTcgggagtgaagctgctctctgacgGCCTGAAGAGTtcacactgtaaactggagacactccG ATTATCTGGATGTCTAATCACAGGTGAAGGCTGCGCTGCTCTGGATTCAGCTCTGAGTTCAAAcccatcacacctgagagagcTGGACCTGAGCTACAACCATCCAGGAGACTCGGGAGTGAAGATGCTCTCTGCCAAACTGGAAGATCCAGACTGCAACCTGGAGACACTCAG TTTGGAGCATGCAGGCAAGATTAGTCTCACACCCGGTTTAAGAAAAT ATGCCTGTGAGCTCACGCTGGACCCAAACACGGCACACACACGTCTCGCCCTGTCCGAGGGGAACAGAAAGGTGACGCACGTGATAGACGAGCAGCCGTACCCTGACCATCCGGAGAGGTTCGATCACTGGAAGCAGGTGATGTGTACAGAGAGTCTGCGCGAACGCTGTTACTGGGAGGCGGAGTGGGCCGGCGGGGAAGCCGTGATATCAATGAGTTATAAAGGAATTCACCGGAAAGGAGGCAGAGGTGACTGCGTGTTCGGCTCCAGCGACAAGTCCTGGAAACTGGACTGCTCTAGTAACAGTTACACCGCCTGGCACAACAAGAAGAGAACGGACATACCTGCACCTCCGTCCTGCTCGAACAGGGTAGGAGTGTATCTGGACTGGCCGAAGGGTTCTCTGTCGTTCTACAGCGTCTCCTCtgacacacacgcgcacacacacctgcacacataCAACGCCAGGTTCACAGAGCCGCTCTACGCAGGGTTTTGGGTCGATTGTGACTCCTCGGTGAGTCTGCGTTAA